From the genome of Nicotiana tabacum cultivar K326 chromosome 17, ASM71507v2, whole genome shotgun sequence:
caaatttctccgtccatttctacaagtataagtgcccctcctgttagtactcgatgaaccatgtaaGGCCCTTGACAATTAGGTGAAAATTCCTCTTTGGCTTCATTTTGATGCAGGAAGATTCGCTTTAGCACCAATTTCCCCGATGTGAATTGTCTAGGCCTGACCCTTTTGTCGAAAGCTCTAGCCATTCTGTTTTGGTAGAGTTGAACATGACATACTGCACTCATTCGTTTTCCATCAATGAGGGCCAGTTGCTCATATCGGATCTGTACCCATTCTGCGTCAATGAGCTCGGCTTCTAGTATGATTCTcagagaagggatttctacttcagCAGGGATAACCGCTTCAGTACCGtaaaccaacaaataaggagttgccccagttgatgtgcgagtCATGGTACGATATCCGAGCATAGAAAacggtagcttctcgtgccactatttttaattatctaccatcttcctcaatatcttcttgatgttctttttGGCGGCTTCTATAACTCCATTCATTTGCAGCATGTATgatgtggaattcttatgcttgatcttgaaggtttcacacatggatatCATCAAATCACTATTAAGGTTGGCGGtgttatcggtgatgattgattctggcaccccgaaccgacaaacaatacaaTCCCTAACCAAATCTGTgacgaccttcttagttacagcctTGTAAGATGCGACTTCAACCTATTTTGTGatatagtctatggccactagaatgaacttgtgcccatttgaagcggctggttcgattggaccgatgacatccatcccccaagcggAGAAAGTCCAAGATGCACTTGTTGTATTAagttcattgggtggcactcgtatcatatcagcatgtacttggcattgatgacacttttggacatacctaATACACTGTTTTCATattcatccaaaaatatcctgctcttaatatcctcttagctaagacaaagccattcatgtgcGATCCGCAAGCTCCGGCATATATCTCTTCGAGCaatttggatgcttccttggcgTCGACACACCGTAATAATCCCAGATCTAGAGTCCTTCTGTATATAATTTctccgctttggaagaagtgGTTGGATAATCTTCGGAGAGTGCATTTTTGAGTATGACTAGCGTGCTCCgagtactctccttttgccaaatattctttgatgtcgtggaaccacggaTTTACATCCATttcctcttcaacatgagcacaataagctggctgattatgaatccctactgggataggatcgatgaaactcttgtctgggtgttgtatcatggaagataaagtggccaatgcatctgtgaactcattatggattctcggaacatgtttgcactctatttttgtgaatctcataatcaactcttgtacacagtacagatatggtaatatcttagTGTTCTTCGTGGCCCACTCTCCTGAAACCTAATGTACCAAGAGATCGGAATCTCCAatcaccagcaactcctgaacgttcatgtcaatggccaacctgagtcccaagatgAAAGCCTCATATTCTACCATATTTTTGGAACATGAAAACCTGAGTTTTGCGAATACTGGATAGTGTCGACCCAATTCTGTTACACCcgatattttcgtacgtaaaagtgcgtcgtaagaaaactaatgtaggaccaaaaatgagataatatttgaaagtatataaagtaagttaatcatgttacctcggaggttacaaatattgaagatcatgaataacaagtacaaagagggttggaaggttcataacctaaaggaattgaagaaaacaatgtttcgtcgaaagtcgacaagttgggaatgttataacatgtaattttggggtgagactagagttcttaacatgataaagatattatgttatgatttatattagtcctATGgaagtcgtgtgttatgttttgaagtcaagcgagttgtggaacaaaagtcgatgaaagtcatcacaagttacgttcataagttttactgaaacatTTGTTCAAATGTAACTatgattttctcccaatatacttagatttaaAGGGTTTTCTACAcatcaaattaaatatatatgagtCTACTTTAtaacgcattaaactgtttgtccatacgacatcggagtagagagatatgggcgtTTTTGTGAGACCGTGcaggctgctaggtgacaagtaggtgtgtcacctacttgcttaaatgagagcccaaaaatgggccattttggGTCGTCCAAAAAGGACTTTTAATGgcctattttattcatatattagactgaAAATAGGTCATAATAACCAGATATAAGCTTTGTAAAAATCCTCCAAAACATTTCCctcaaaccctaattgattttctctccctttcaagttctaattggaggtaaaacctagagtttaaagaatcaagataggatctgagttatccaaaaaataaggtgagtttaatCCTCTATTACAACCATTTTTTCTgatgtaaattcatggtaagtcgttctatacttgtaagaactcacgggacggtgatcggaagccgtgagttcgagttattcacttgtagcggactgttttgtggaatgttttgtgttgctgttaggatgtgtgttttactactgttttgtggggttttggaggaggaagggcgtgcagaaacaccatataaatttaAGGTagtgggctggtcattcgtcgtaaCATTTCTGGGTCGTTTGACGCTACTACGGtgatcgttttgtgtatgaagagattggggtgtgttgggctattttgtagtatttaatGGTGTATATAAGGCTctaaaataatgtatatatgttgttatttttgtgttcttgtgtttatggtgttattttgaatttggaggaagtaaggattataggggagatgctgcccgttttaatacaaaataagcttgtcgttcgttgtgcgatagttgtacctgtcgtaacttaatgatagtattattatcgttgatgtagattaaggtgcgaagaggtgagttcaacttggtgattggaaagattgcgataaggtatgttaaggctaagcccttccttcattttggcatgatctcgtaattacatgtatttgataacgaggcataaagagaagttcatactcctgaatttatatacactattctagtctcataagttatagtattctcccttatcgggacttcatattcagtttagttttgtctttattcaggcaaaagagcagagggtctatatatatacagtattacagtattttcaccaccgtCGAGCTATAATCGgcgggcaggcccctattgggcaacctcttatcagatggtaagttatatactaagcctactgtggccgagcgcctatgagctagcccagaatggccgagatacagagcctagtatggttgggcgcctatgagcgagcctattacggcagagcagttacatgTTCCAAgacttatagggccggacatttattgtacttactatattgagagagttgagtcagtaacagcaggtaagtatatctccagatcatctttgactcccagttactttcagttatcatattatcagttcaatttcagctttcagttattttattgccttacatactcggtacattatttcgtactgacgccccttttctaggggcgctgcatttcatgtgtgcagatttagacagacagatgggtagacctcctcagtaagtgttgcccgagttcagcatgatcggtaagctccacgcctttcgtagttgccgggtctagagttttgtgtacatcttatgtatatctgtatatatgttatgggtaggtcggggccctgtaccgatcacagtacatctattagtagaggcttgtagacatatcctgatAGTTAGTGCAATatattgggcttgtaggccttgtatgtatattttgttggtttgtcaggtGTAGTAGTTATAACGGCCTTGTCAGCCCATcgttatattgatgtttagtcagcgttagtttccgttcagttttatattttgcttcacaaattgtcttgcaatgtggccccatggccaaagtatgacattatatgtttagagtcccttagtcacaagttggtacgcaaggttaggtgaggcaccgggtgcttgtctcgcttccaggtcggggcatgacaaacttggtatcagaacagttctatcctagggagtctataagccgtgtctagtagggtcttgtttatagatgtgttgtgcaccacattatataagcagggaactacagggcatttaggagttggttacccttctttcaaatctaaatcgtgctatagaattgagttataggaaatttgagttaaacttacgtgttggtgtttgcatgcacagatgacggtgactaggaagactacagCTAGCCAGATGAGAGATACAACAGCAGGTGAGGGGACTAGTAGGGTACcaccagtagatggggcccagtctgaggcccaAGGCGAGAACCCTACtaagccattaccggctcctccaccacctgaggagattcctagggataccgcacaaccagttccccctccacttctatcagatcaggacttgaggagtacGGTGCATTCGGTGATGTAGTTGGTAGCTACcaagcaacaggctagggcatcagctagtgaaGGATCTTCtaaggggtctgggagttcaagggtccgagagtttattgctttgagtcccccaaaGTTCACGAGGACAGATCAGAGGAAGTACCCACAGGATTTAATAGATCATCTTTACAAGATCTTTTGGGTTATGCATGGCACAGAGAAAGAGACAGTTGAGCTCGAAGCTTTTcaactccgagatatagccatcctttggtacgatgGATGGGAGAGGTCTAGGGGAcatgatgcacctccagctatttgggagaatttttcagatgccttccttgaccagtactaaccgcgggagatccgacatgctcgagtcgatcagtttctagccctcaagcagggcaatatgagtgttcgagagtatagtctccgttttgactcattggccagatatgcactaTCCATAGTTGCTACAAtacgggacaggattcacaggtttatagcggGGTTGGCCCCAGAGTTAACCAAGTCAtatgccaccgctgcattgcaggatagtatggatatctcccggattcaggcatacgcccagaatatagaaaggggtaagAGTCGGCAGCAGGATACAGAGAGGGcagagcaagggcaacgtaagaggatgagatttcccaggtctaaggagcaatatcagggtagttataggccccagtacttcggacggccaggtaggcctccgccacctcagatatagggttacaggtatgaccgatatactcagtcaggactagGTGaaagctcacgggcgtcgggtttgcagcgacagtgaGGTTCTGCACAGGCATGGTCATTTTCACCGTGGTGTGACATCTATGGTAGAGGACACTTTTTCCACTGCCGAGCatgttctgatgcttgttatacatgtgggcgtccggggcatatgatgcgagattgcccaaatagagattctagggaaatggcacaaccagcgagttcagtaAGAGGATCATCTATGttcgtgcatccttcagggcgcgagtcttagtcttcggctggtaaaggtcgaggcagaggtagaggttccaatTCAAGTGGTAATCATAACCGTATTTATGCTTTAGTGGGTCGACAGGACCAAGAGTCTTCCtaagacgttgtgacaggtatattgaccatttgctctcatgatgcttatgccttgatagacccaggatctactttatcgtatattacccccatttgtcgcggggaagtttggtatagtgcctgaaatactaagtgatccttttgcggtatctacagcagtcggagaatcgattattgctagaaaggtttaccgaggttgtacgatgacagtttgtagtcgtcaaaccttagctgacctagttgagctagagatgatggattttgatgctatcatgggcatggactggttggcagcttacTATGGCACAGTTGATTACCGAGCAAAGGCacccagatttcattttccgggtgagccaacCCTTGAATCggtaggtaatacagcaacacccagaggtaggtttatttcctatctgaaggtgaggaaaatgatcgcaaaagggtgcattaatcatattgtgcgagttagagatgcagatgtcGAGATACCTACACtacagtctattcccgtagtcaaagagtatacagatgtgtttccagatgagcttccaggtattcctccagagcgagagattgattttagcatcgatttgcttctagGAACtaaaccaatatccgtccctccatATAAAATGGCACCTGccaaattgaaagagttgaaggagcggttaaaagatttgctggagaaaggtttcatcaggcccagtacctcacattagggtgcaccggtattgtttgtatgaaagaaagacggctcgctgaggatgtgtatcgattataggcaggtgaacaaggtaactattaagaataagtatccacttccaaggatcgatgacttgtttgatcagttgcagggggctagatacttttcaaagatagatttgaggtcggggtaccaccaggtcagagttcgggaaagaaatattccgaagacagccttcaggacccgatatggccactttgagttccttgtcatgtcctttgggttgacgaATACACCCGTCGTATTTATGGACTtaatgaatagcctattccggccatttttagatctgttcgtgatagtatttattgatgatattctagtttattcttgttcagaggatgagcatgcggaccacatgcaagcggtactccaaaccctctgtgatcgtaagttgtatgctaagttttctaaatgtgagttctggttgaagtctgtagcattcttggggcatattgtatcagatgaaggtataaaggtagacactcagaagattgaggccgtgaaatcttggcctagacctaccactccaacagaGATCCGTAGCTTTCTaagcttagcaggatactatcggaggttcgtagagggtttttcttccctttcatcaccattgacgaagttgatgcagaaagaaactaagtttcaatggatggaggcttgcgagcggagtttccaagagcttaagaacaggttgaccttaGCGCCAGTTCTAATatttccagagggtctagagggttatgccgtgtattgtgatgcctcaggtgtcgggttaggatatgtcctgatgcaacatgggaagacaattgcgtatgcttcaaggaaGTTGAGGAAgtacgagaggaattatccgacccacgaccttgagttagctacggttgtccatgcacttaagatatggcggcattatttatattgtgttcatgttgatgtatttatagatcataaaagcctacaatatatcttcaagcagaaagagttgaatttgcgacagaggcgatggcttgagttattaaaagattacgatgttaacattctctaccatctagggaaagctaatgttatagcagatgccttaagtcgtcgatctatgggtagcttagcacatgtagaggccgagaaaagacaattaaatagagagattcatcaattggcttgtttgggggttcgatTAGTAGATTCTGACGATGGtagagttgtactccaaaacattgcaaaatcatctctcatagctgaagtcaaggaaagtcAGTACGAGGACCCaaagttggtcgagttgagagagcgagttccgcagcagaagaagccattgttagagctcaagggagatggggttctcagatacatgggtcgtctgtgtgttccagatgtagcagggctacgatacaggattatgttagaggcacattattcgtggtacttcATCCAGCCtaggtcgacgaagatgtatcatgacattaaggatgtgtattggtggaacgatatgaagaagaacattgttgagtTTGGCGCCCAATTTCCTagttgtcagcaagtgaaggtaaagtaccagaagcccggagggctaatgcagactatagagatcccgacatagaaataggaggcgataaacatggactttatcacgggtttacctcgttgtaatcgtaagttcaattctatatgggtgatagttgataggctcacgaaatcagctcatttcctactggtcagatctacatattatatcttaaggagatagtgcggctataCGGAGTACCAATTTCTATTATATCTTACCGTGGGGATCAGTTTTTACAGCATATTTTTGGAGGttatttcagagaggtctagggactcaggtgaatctcagcacatcTTTTCATCCatagactgatggacaagccgagt
Proteins encoded in this window:
- the LOC142171871 gene encoding uncharacterized protein LOC142171871, with product MTRTSTGATPYLLVYGTEAVIPAEVEIPSLRIILEAELIDAEWVQIRYEQLALIDGKRMSAVCHVQLYQNRMARAFDKRVRPRQFTSGKLVLKRIFLHQNEAKEEFSPNCQGPYMVHRVISVPPVLSLSHCPFSSLATYAILNFLFLAG